The Camelina sativa cultivar DH55 chromosome 16, Cs, whole genome shotgun sequence sequence TCGAGAGCGTTTCCTTCCTCTTTCGATGTGAAATCGTGTTGGGCACTCTGCGTTTGAGCATTCTCCGATGATGAACTCGTCGACCCTTGCGTATGGAACCAGTGCTACTTCATCGTGATGCTCCGATGTTCCGAATTTGGTCCAGGTTAAATCAGCCCATGAAAAGTCTTCTACTTGTGGGTTCTGAACTGGAATCTCTTCTAATGATTCGATTATCTCCATCTCtgtgtattgttttttttgagtGAACTGTGCAGCGACTGCACAGGCCccagaaattagggtttttttttgtttgtttttacagAAGAATCGAAAAgggaagaggatgaagaaataCATTGGGGAGGAAATGAGgaattttgttacaaaatagtccttgtatttttatttattttaaaaatcggCCCTTATATTTATCTTTGTTAATTTCCccctttttctatattattatctATAATTTGAAAAGAGCCTAAACATTAATAATTCTtgatctctatatttttttttttttgacaatcacttGATCTCTATATTTTCTCTAACGTAAAACCTTAGATAACAcacaaagggaaaaaaatatagagagctCAGAGCCTTAGATAACCAACGCTTAAAGCAATTTCATCACAGCTCAATTGCACcagccgggaatcgaacccAGGTCTGTACCGTGGCAGGGTACTATTCTACCACTAGACCACTGGTTCTACTTGTTTGATTATTCtactttatgtatatatatataccaaacatattgttttatacgacacaaaaaaaaactcagcaATTTGGATAAAATAAGAATGGAGTGGAGATTCACATCTATgcttacattttttattttgctatgtaagtatatttgtaacattttggATACAACTTGATGTTAATGGATAGCTGACGTGAACTTGATTGTACTAATAGACTGCTTTGGACCTTTTGGTTTAGTCTGTTGAACGGTAGAGAAGACAATAACATATTCATATAACTCGAGTGTTTTATTGAGACCAAAACTATATTAAGTATAAGTGTATTACCATAGACAAGTAATACACTGAATCATCTTATTTCCGTCAGATTGTAGAAAAACAATCTTTCCATTTAGTAGAGAGACCTAATTAAACATGCATgtgaaaacaaacaacaaacttgTTGCTAAGAGTTCCAAACTAAAGAAGATGATATATCTTATGAATCCGCGGATACATCATCCTTTCACGGTCACATTCATCGTAGTCCCCTTAATTACACTTCCATTTATACAACATAGAAAAACACCAAAGGCGAGTTGCCTCATGTCCTGAATTatatcttttgatttattttattttcgccACTAGTTttcatcttttgatttttcataaAGCGATAAAGTATAAACTCtaattaagaaataagaaaacatgcaaataagaaaaatgaaccCTTCACCTTGCTGACCAGTGGCGAATATTTAGATGAAAACTATACTGCAAGATAGTAATGTTTTCCCTTATgtggggaaaaaaagaaaaaaagagctCAGAGGTGTGGCGAATCTCAAATGAATGTTCAGAAGAATGCGAAGGACCCAACCAACCGGGAATCGAACCCAGATCTGTACCATGGCAGGGTACTATTCTACCACTAGACCTCTGGTGCTACTTATACACTTATTccttttacaaatttatatataactaacaGCTCCAACTAAGCCTTAAAGAGTAAACTGGTGGGTTGATAATTTCAATTAAGTAAACCCATGACCAAGTAACGTGTGCCTCATCTTGTCCCCAAATTCGTCTAATTttcaaaccctaatctcaaACCATCTTCATCTCATCAAACACATTGAGCGGCCATTGAAATTAGGGCTTCTGAGAGATCACATAATTACCGTAGACGTAAGACAGAAACATAAGAATATTTGGCGAAGAAGGAATAACTTTTATGAAtttaaccttttaccaaaaaaaaaaNNNNNNNNNNNNNNNNNNNNNNNNNNNNNNNNNNNNNNNNNaaaaaaaaaaaaaaaaaaaaaaacttctatgTGTATTCTGATTTTGTTGATATTGGCCCTCTAcgttttgtaattaatttgaaaaaatagCCTAGTGAACCTtggtttttttgaatttgatatttatttcattttagctcattcttaactttttttgtcaacaagctatttcaatttttttaaaggtgAAGGTGGAGTCAGTTAGCATATTATCTTTTACAATGTTGGATAATATTTTGCAAATTCCACTCTCGTAAATTTCCAATAATAAAAGTTgatatatatccaaaaatatataccGACGTAAATgtattgaaacaaaacaaaagatagtataaaactaaaacatgcGGTCCCGTCCATCACCAGTCTCTTCCACAGAAACTCCAAAGGCACTGCAGACTTCATTACGTGCGGCCTCTCCCAAGAATccatgattaaaagaaaaataatgcaACCCCTATCTATCTATGATTACGTGGGCTGTcaaaaaatcttgatttaatttCAGGATTGCATCCCATATATAGTTCATAGATTACAGAATGACCAAGTTAAGTGAAAGTGAATCAGCAACTTCTTAAATTCAAACATGCACTCACAATATTTATAGTCtgtaatatattactttatgcaCAATCTTCTTACAATTATTTCTGTTTTCaagaaacatataccaaaaCAGTTCTGGACATATGCATGGTTCCAAATTTGCTGATGTTCTGTTGTTTTCACTCTGTTTTCAGACtatcatgatatatatatatatatatatatatgaaacaataaatcagACTATATGTTATACAAGCAATATACATATACTGGTTCTGCAAAGCAGTTAGGCAGTTCTGGTCTCTGATAAGAGTCTGCCTGACTGCCTTAATCTTCTAAACACTCCACAACACTTTCACACAACGGGACAAATCAATAGAGTCCGTCGTATGAAGTAAcgatattacttttttttttcctaatcatTTCTACATTCCCCTTTAGGTCACAAACAGATATCACGATCTGAATGGACTCCATTTCTCGCTGGCTTTCCGATCTGTAAGCAATCGATCGGTGGAACTGTTGTCGAAGTGAGCTCTCCAAATGTTTTCCAGCAAAACGGATCGGACATGTGGTATTGTAGTTGCACTGGTTTCAGCTCTATGCCTGATAATTGCACGTCTATGCAAGGGAAACTGTCGCTGCAAGCAAAATGCACTGGCTTCACGGTGTAAGTGCCTCGTATCTTCTCATATGTGACTCCTTCCACGGACACTGCTGAAGTCTGGTTCATGCATTTGCTGTGATCACAGTAGAATTGATCGATCACTATCGGAAGCTGAACCTCTGTGAGTTGAATGTTTGAGAAAAGTATTCCTTTCACTGATCCTATACCTCCCTGTATTTACATTGAAGCTGTTAAGTATCattgacttccaaataaaaatcactCATTTATTTGATCTTTACCTGCCAAGTCTTGATCCGGACACCAGTCATTGTGTTGTGCATAACGACATCTCGGACTGTTATGTTGGAGACACAGGCTTTGGTACTGTCTTTACCAAGGCTCCCAATGCTGATTCCATGTCCTGGTCCACAGTTCACATTGTGTACATACACATTGGAGCAACCCGTTTGAATGGAAATACAATCGtctcctgaaaaaaaaacagaggaattaaTCAACGAAATCAAGACCTGGTTTTATACGAGTTTTATGATGTTATTTTCTAGTTAAAATTGACTTGTACCGCAAGCTAGTGTGCTAGTGTGAATCATGACATCTTTCGAGTTCTGAAGATGAATTCCATCTGTGTTTGGACTGTCTCCGGGAGAAGACACATTCACGTCATGAACTAAAACCTGGACGCAGTTATCAAACTTGAGGTGACATTGAGGACTGTTCTGAATGGTTACACCCGTCACAGTCACGCCAATACTCCCATAGAACCGCAGCGCCTATACCAGTAAACCCATGGTAAGCAAAAGAATTCATCGAGTGTTAAAAACATGTAGAGACTACTAATTCACCATTAATATCTCACCGTTGGTTTAATGCTTGGCATTCTCCCACTAAGCTCACTTCTTATCTGCCATGtgacaaaatcacaaaaacaagatacaaaaacagagtttagGGTTAGATGAAACTAGTGTAAAAGTCAAGAataagatgaagatgaagatcttTACCGGCATTGGAGGATGTTCTTGGACCGAATTGTTCAACGGGACAATAAGCTTGAAGTCATCGTCGATAGGATAATCGGAAAGGTAATCTTGTTGCCACCAAACAGTGCCTCTCCCATCAATAACACCTTTACCTTGTATTGTTATTCCTTTAAGCTTTGTGAACTCAATCCACCACAGTAACCCTCTTCCCCACGATTTAGTATCCGTAGGAGCTACAATCATCCCATCCAGCTGCAAGCAGGCAAAAAAACTCacatctttaaattttaaaacgtacattttatgttttaaaatattacaaatgctTATGATCAGTTCTTACTTGGAATACAATGTTTGCTTGACAATAAGGACCCGAGAAGGATATTGGTCCAACGAGGAAGATGTAGTCAGGCGGTATGACCATCGTTGATGCCTCTACTTTGCAGGCAGACGCCCATGCTGCTTCAAACgcctgcaattttttttattaaaacttatCATTTGTTTGGTATTATCAATAAGAAGTTTTATTAATCATAGTTATagttctgttctgttttgtttcagTGCACGGAGTTATGGTCCCCTCTTAAATTGAGTATTTTTGTTGTCATCTCTATATTCGttaaattcttttgtttgtatttgggagatttaaaacatttaaatgaaaaaaagggaaaaaggttATTTGACTTTACAGAACAGAGAAAAAGCTTTTTTGAGctctgtttcttgttctgtCTCGTGTTACCTTCTCAACTGTAATTCACATTAtggttgtttttttaaaaaacaattctcATGAAAGCGAGAttataattcttgatttaacctGGAACCACTAAATTAGAATGGATAATAAATGTTTTGAGTCTGTACCTGAGTGTCATCACTCATGCCATCACCCTTAGCTCCAAAATCAAGCACATTGAATTGTTGAGAGTCCTCAACAGGCTGCAGAGGAAGAggtgacggtggtggtggttggACATGTGGTGGTGGTTGTTGAACTTGTGGCGGCTGTGACACGACAGGTGAACCGGCATCGGATTTTGGCGGCGGACTTTTCATcttcggttttggttttggttttggttttgacttATGGGAATGGCTATTGTTGTCATGGCCTTTTGGTTTCTTGCTGGACAAGGAATTAGACAAGGAAGAGGAACTGCTATGGTGGTGTCTCAAATGTCTTCCTCTTCTGGCAATGCAGGTTTCTAGCGTTGTAGACCAGACAAGAATTGATACTAAAATCGTCATTGTGATGCTTCTAAGCCGTAGACTCTTTCTCCTTATCatagtgtttttaggttgtTGTATAAATGTTCTCTGTGTTTGTGGTggtttgagagagaagaagaagaagaagaagagactttgGTTGgttgcttgttgttgttgttgttgttgttgttatagaATGAATAAAGAGAATAAGGTTTGTCTAGGAGGTTTATATAAGGAGACGGTCTGAGAATATAGAACGAGTCACGGGAGCCGATAATGGAATTTCATGACGTTATTAAGAAAATTTGCACTAGATAAGCAATATATAGGACGATAATTTTAGAATATGACAATTgacaatatatgttttttttgtccaagAGACACAATGGAATAATTTAGTACCTTTTTACGTCTGTCACTTAATTTTTAcggaatatgtgattttgtgttcatcatgttattttctattttgataTCTAATTCATCAATTGtagtttttataaggttttggtaaTATGCTATTTTTGTATGTGTATATGAGTAGTATACACCAATTAAATAGACTTTTGTTGCCGTATACGTGATCATTTTTCTTGGGggtctatatattatttaatgtgTCACCTGTTAGTAGATAAATTTACgaaaatactaaataattttaaagatgcatcagtaaaatatataatatgatggTAAATTTCATCCGAAAAATTGGActatattcgtttttttttttttgagcaacgTATAAGATTTTCATATCTTTCAAATACAACATCGTCTATTATGATATTTACGTATACTTAAAAGCCCTAAGCTATTTTTTGTTCGACACTCAAAACGTAGAAATCTATGAAGATCCGAtcctttaaccaaaaaaaaagaaaaaaaaaaacgtcgaATTCTAGGGTTGCAAGTAATCTAGTTTGGTCATTCATTATTCAGTAAAACTATAATTGATAACTGTTCTCTATAGTGTTTTTCTAAGAAGATATCGTAGAATATATTCCCTACACCACCTACAATACAATACCAGAAGTCAGGACTGTCTATTTATAGTAATAGTACGTACATGTTGGATAAGTTATTCGGGCATCTAAAATGACTCTCCATACCATACTTTTGAAAAATAGTTTAGGTAATTCGAGTATTTCTACTAAATCGAATAACAGTTGGATTCAGGTTCCGATATATTTAGGTTTTCAAGTAAGTTTGAATAATTAGTGATTTTGGATAATCTAGAGATAAGAGACATACATTATCCGCTGGAGTTGTACTAATTAATAGGATTGGGTGATCCCAATCAAAATACATAGATCTTCCAAAAGTAATTTGTCAAGatttacatttttgaagtgGTAAACTACTATAGTTATCGTAAAACATGATAGCATTATCATACATTAGAGATtcttagttttatttgttttgttttggagattattagttttatttgttatgtttttggaGATTATTAGTTTATCGGATTAACTAATACAATTTCAGGGGATATGTGTGCGCCACGTGTAGACTAAAGGTTGGTTGAGACTCATCCACTTTGGTTGGCTGAAACACATTAGAGCAAGCCAAGacaaacaaaccacaaagaGGCACCTGTTGAGACAAACACATATACCATTCCTGTTGCAAAACCTCATCTACTCGcatacaaatacatatatatacttgctTAATAATATGACTATCTATAGTATATGCAAATGTATACACCACAAAGTGGGGCTACGCGAAAAtgaggttgtttttttttttttttttttaatgtatacaTAGGGATAAACATTTGTGTAGATAATATATAGATGTAATTGTTGATGTGTCATCCTGGTGATCAGATAAGTGTCTTATGGTCTCTATATTTACTATGATATATACTGACTTTTAATATACAATCTCTTGTTTCTCCATCCGCTCAAGATTTTATTTGTTGAGTAGTTTTACCATCAATTCATTTAACTGTGAGTGAATTATCTTCATTTACAAGTGTACTTGGGTGACATTTTTGGGTAAAACTAACATCCATCTTAAAATTGGTTTGGATAACTGAAAACAACGATTATCAAACAATTACCTCTCTGATTAACTCGATTTATTCATGAAACTCGTTAACTTTAAACAATTAATCtattatatgtgtgtgtatataccATACGACCCACTTAGTTGAAAGACAAATGAATCCAAAACTTATTTCTTTTAATGATGAACAAACCTTGACAGTAATTTCTTGGGTGGTAATTAATTtgtcgtttttgtttcttccgaGAGAAACGTATACATACATACGTAAATACAAATagatacatattatatatatggtgtgtgtgtgtgtgtgcatgtAAAAATGGATGAGACATGTGATTGGGTCTATATTTTGTCAATGGGCAGTTGATTATAACATCTCTTTTAGTGCTCACATGCACCACTTCACGGGAATTGCTTTTGTCTCCACAACTCCTCcaatctttctttttaaaaacttttcttatcttttttttttgttgttgttgtcaaactCAATAATTTATTAGTTATCCTATGAAGAGATCGACGTCCTTAATTAGTTGTGTTCGATCACAAGTCACAGTTTCTCTCTAGCTATCTCTATTTCTCACACATACATTCAACAAAAAGTAATTGCACAAGACGCGCGATTTAACGAATTCTTTACTTCTCGTGAGCACATATGTCGAACATGATCTTGTGTCCTACAATCTCTACTATAAAAACCTTAATTATAAAAGTAATAGATAATATATACTATGTTACAAAGTATAGAAGAAATATACAATTATCATCTAAGGATTAAGAACAGTCACTTATATATTCTAGAGTAAAGTTAACTGTAATCATAAACTTGAATAAAAGTATATGGAAAGGGTTAAATCAGAAACACAAATGcttcagttgacaaaaaaaaaacacaaacgctttttttctttaatcgcTAGAAACGTTCACCACTAATTAGATATGGTTGACACTTGACACTATACTAATAAGAGctaaagaagaatatataaattaaaactgtAGTCAATGCGTGTGTCTGTATATGTTCAGAAACCAAATATGTTCCTTTCTCATTAAATTCATAAAATGCCACTGTTCATTTTACACGAGACGTAAGAGTAATTAAGtacaagaaacaagaactcttttcgtttcatttattatttaagaATCTTCACGAATCGGGAGTTTTGTCAGACAAACATTTTTACTAGTactgttctttttttctcttaaatagAGAACTAAAAAGAAGTATATGTCCACCCACCACAATGACTCAATGAGCATATGACATTTTCAGAAATTTATTGGTTACACATATGctcaaaaacataaagaaattcCTAGCAGTAGAATAACTAATTTTCATTTCAATTAAGCTAGAtttgattatctttttttttttgttatgtttttatatataatggaGTGTTGCTTTACTATCTTTCCACTCGGAATTGGTAGTTTCACAAAATTAAGGAACAAAATGggataatataaaaatagaaaatacaatATAGCTAAAGTCCCTTTGACTTTATTGCTCGACTCCTATTTTATTTCTCGACGGCCATTGCTCGACTCCTTGATCATGTGAAAATATGTGTATGTATTATGTGGACCGTACCAGTTTCTTGATACGCCAAAACAACTAATCTGCCATATATGTGTTACCTGTCTTCGAAGTTTTCAtataaattccaaaatttatgataatatattCTATGTATTCGTACATATACCACACGTAACTGCATGTGTGcacatttgtttattttatacgATGTGTGTACTGTATGCATACACGAACATTCATCAtcgtattttctttttgtcaacttgaaTTTATAACTAAGGCTAGCTAGCGTAGCCGGTGGTGcagtttcttacaaaaataagatcatctttaatttttgttctaaattaatcaacatattttgttttaatttatgacCTACACTGATTAACAGTTTACCTATGTCTTTAAAAgaatctttatatttatttttgatatttcaaaAAACGTTTTGAAGTGTTTCTTAGGTATTAGAATAGTTGggatataaatattcaaaacttaAACTCGTATATTGTaatgccacaaaaaaaaacccgtCATATTTAGAATTTATATTCGAAATcgaaataataaattttcaattgTCTCTGGTAAAAATACTCAAACGTAATAACTAAGTGATCAATATACCTAGAGTCAAATTTCATTCTAAAATATTGAATTACAAAatagcaaaacaaaagagaacgagagatataaataataatctGTAGGATTTTTTCATGTGGCTATTGTTTATCTGATTTTGTTcgattatattttgttttcacatatggctctacaaaaaaaaattaagaaagggGAAAAAGATGTGTTGTTCTTGCCGTCTTTTTGCGAAGACATGCTcgtgattattattattatttgtgtgtgttttttttttcttcttcttaatgttCCCGTGAGCCGTGAAGTGAACTCCATTCGTTGGCTACAAAAGTTATCGACTACCCCTACTGTCCCATCTTTCAGttataatcatttatttttcttggtttgatAAATGTCCTGATCCAGCCAAAATACTTGATGGCATATGCCTGGAAAAAGATTAcgaataaattcaaaattaggATCATGGTTAAGATTGATACATGAAAATAACTGTACCATACAATGTGGATATATTTATGCATGTAGCTaggtacgttttttttttttagatttaacacgcaatattttt is a genomic window containing:
- the LOC104752725 gene encoding polygalacturonase At1g48100-like; amino-acid sequence: MIRRKSLRLRSITMTILVSILVWSTTLETCIARRGRHLRHHHSSSSSLSNSLSSKKPKGHDNNSHSHKSKPKPKPKPKMKSPPPKSDAGSPVVSQPPQVQQPPPHVQPPPPSPLPLQPVEDSQQFNVLDFGAKGDGMSDDTQAFEAAWASACKVEASTMVIPPDYIFLVGPISFSGPYCQANIVFQLDGMIVAPTDTKSWGRGLLWWIEFTKLKGITIQGKGVIDGRGTVWWQQDYLSDYPIDDDFKLIVPLNNSVQEHPPMPIRSELSGRMPSIKPTALRFYGSIGVTVTGVTIQNSPQCHLKFDNCVQVLVHDVNVSSPGDSPNTDGIHLQNSKDVMIHTSTLACGDDCISIQTGCSNVYVHNVNCGPGHGISIGSLGKDSTKACVSNITVRDVVMHNTMTGVRIKTWQGGIGSVKGILFSNIQLTEVQLPIVIDQFYCDHSKCMNQTSAVSVEGVTYEKIRGTYTVKPVHFACSDSFPCIDVQLSGIELKPVQLQYHMSDPFCWKTFGELTSTTVPPIDCLQIGKPARNGVHSDRDICL